From Camelus dromedarius isolate mCamDro1 chromosome 12, mCamDro1.pat, whole genome shotgun sequence, the proteins below share one genomic window:
- the KCNA4 gene encoding potassium voltage-gated channel subfamily A member 4, with protein sequence MEVAMVSAESSGCNSHMPYGYAAQARARERERLAHSRAAAAAAVAAATAAVEGGVGSGGGAHHHHQPRGACTSHDPQSGRGSRRRRRQRPEKKKAHHRQSSFPHCSDLMPSGSEEKILRDLSEEEEEEEEEEEEEEDEGRFYYSEEDHGDECSYTDLRPQDDGGGGGYSSVRYSDCCERVVINVSGLRFETQMKTLAQFPETLLGDPEKRTQYFDPLRNEYFFDRNRPSFDAILYYYQSGGRLKRPVNVPFDIFTEEVKFYQLGEEALLKFREDEGFVREEEDRALPENEFKKQIWLLFEYPESSSPARGIAIVSVLVILISIVIFCLETLPEFRDDRDLIMALGAGGHSGLLNDTSAPHPESSGHTIFNDPFFIVETVCIVWFSFEFVVRCFACPSQALFFKNIMNIIDIVSILPYFITLGTDLAQQQGGGNGQQQQAMSFAILRIIRLVRVFRIFKLSRHSKGLQILGHTLRASMRELGLLIFFLFIGVILFSSAVYFAEADEPTTHFQSIPDAFWWAVVTMTTVGYGDMKPITVGGKIVGSLCAIAGVLTIALPVPVIVSNFNYFYHRETENEEQTQLTQNAVSCPYLPSNLLKKFRSSTSSSLGDKSEYLEMEEGVKESLCAKEKCQGKGDDSETDKNNCSNVKAVETDV encoded by the coding sequence ATGGAGGTTGCAATGGTGAGTGCGGAGAGCTCAGGGTGCAACAGTCACATGCCTTACGGTTACGCAGCCCAGGCCCGGGCCCGGGAGCGCGAGCGGCTGGCTCACTCCAGGGCGGCCGCGGCAGCTGCTGTCGCTGCGGCTACAGCTGCGGTGGAAGGCGGCGTGGGGTCTGGAGGGGgcgcccaccaccaccaccagccgcGCGGCGCCTGCACCTCCCATGACCCTCAGAGCGGCCGGGGCAGCCGGAGGAGGAGGCGACAGCGGCCCGAGAAGAAGAAAGCCCACCACCGCCAGAGCAGCTTTCCTCATTGCTCGGACCTGATGCCCAGCGGCTCGGAGGAGAAGATCCTCAGGGATctgagtgaggaggaggaagaggaggaggaggaggaggaggaggaggaagatgagggaaGGTTTTACTACAGCGAGGAGGACCACGGAGACGAGTGTTCCTACACAGACCTGCGGCCCCAGGACGATGGGGGCGGTGGTGGCTACAGCTCAGTGCGCTACAGTGACTGCTGTGAACGCGTGGTCATCAACGTGTCCGGCCTGCGCTTTGAGACCCAGATGAAAACCCTGGCCCAGTTTCCAGAGACCTTGCTGGGGGACCCTGAAAAGAGGACTCAGTATTTCGACCCTTTGCGTAACGAGTATTTTTTTGACAGAAACAGGCCCAGCTTTGATGCCATCTTGTATTATTACCAGTCAGGAGGCCGCCTGAAGAGGCCAGTCAACGTCCCCTTTGACATCTTCACGGAGGAGGTGAAGTTCTAccagctgggggaggaggcccTGCTCAAGTTTCGGGAGGATGAGGGCTTtgtgagagaggaggaggacaggGCCTTGCCagagaatgaatttaaaaagcagatcTGGCTGCTCTTTGAGTACCCCGAGAGCTCCAGTCCAGCCAGGGGCATAGCCATCGTCTCTGTCCTGGTCATCCTGATCTCCATTGTCATCTTCTGCCTGGAAACCTTGCCAGAGTTTCGGGACGACAGGGATCTCATCATGGCCCTGGGCGCGGGCGGGCACAGTGGGTTGTTGAATGACACGTCGGCCCCCCATCCGGAGAGCTCAGGGCACACGATCTTCAACGACCCCTTCTTCATCGTGGAGACGGTCTGTATTGTGTGGTTTTCCTTCGAGTTTGTGGTCCGCTGCTTTGCTTGTCCCAGCCAAGCGCTCTTCTTCAAAAACATCATGAACATCATTGACATCGTCTCCATTTTGCCTTATTTCATCACGCTGGGCACGGATCTGGCCCAGCAGCAGGGGGGTGGCAATGGCCAGCAGCAGCAGGCCATGTCCTTTGCCATCCTCAGGATCATCCGTCTGGTCCGAGTATTCCGGATCTTCAAACTCTCCAGGCACTCCAAAGGCCTGCAGATCCTGGGCCATACCCTCAGAGCCAGCATGCGGGAACTGGGCCTTCTgatcttcttcctcttcattgGGGTCATCCTCTTTTCCAGCGCTGTGTATTTCGCGGAGGCGGATGAACCCACGACCCATTTCCAAAGCATCCCTGATGCGTTTTGGTGGGCCGTGGTGACCATGACAACTGTGGGCTATGGGGACATGAAGCCCATCACTGTGGGGGGCAAGATCGTGGGGTCTCTGTGTGCCATTGCAGGTGTCTTAACCATTGCTTTGCCAGTGCCAGTGATTGTCTCTAACTTTAACTATTTCTACCACAGAGAGACTGAAAATGAGGAACAGACGCAGCTGACGCAGAATGCAGTCAGTTGCCCGTACCTCCCTTCTAATTTGCTGAAGAAATTTAGGAGCTCTACTTCTTCTTCCCTAGGGGACAAGTCAGAGTATCTAGAGATGGAAGAAGGAGTTAAGGAATCTCTCTGTGCAAAGGAGAAGTGTCAGGGAAAGGGGGATGACAGTGAGACAGATAAAAACAACTGTTCTAATGTGAAGGCTGTGGAGACTGACGTGTGA